A segment of the Streptomyces sp. L2 genome:
CTGTGCACGCTGGCGTTGCTGTCGGCGACCAGTACCGATCCCGCCGGGGCGGACGGGTCCGAGGGCAGCGGGGAGCACGGGCCGCGACTGCTGCCGGACGACGAGGAGGTACGGCGGGCCGGGGCGCGGGGCTCCGTGGTGCTGGAGCAGGTGACCTCCTCGGACGGGTCGGTCTCGGGGGCCGCCGCCGGGCGCGGGGTGGGGGCCGCGGTACCGCCGCTGGGTTCGCTGTTCTCGCCCCGGCTGCGGTGGTCGCTGGCCGGGCTGGTGGGGTGCGTCGTCGCGCTCGGCGTCGCCTTGTCGGTGGTGACCGGAATTCATCCGCTGAGGGCGTTCTATCTGACGCTGCTCGATCTGTTCGCCATCGACGATCCGGCGATCGGGGCGTCCCTGGGGCGGCAGATCCTGCAACTCCTGTCCGGGCTGGTCGGGTTGCTGTTGCTGCCGGTGCTGCTGGCGGCCGTCCTGGAGGGGCTGGGCACCTTCCGTACGGCGTCCGCGCTGCGGAAGCCCCCGCGTGGGCTGGGCGGGCACGTGGTGCTGCTCGGGCTGGGGAAGATCGGCACGCGGGTGCTGACCCGGCTGCGGGAACTGCACATTCCCGTGGTGTGCGTGGAGTCCGACCCGGAGGCGCGGGGGCTGGCCACGGCTCGGCGGCTGCGGGTGCCGGTGGTGCTGGGGGATGTGACGCAGGAAGGGGTGCTGGAGGCGGCGAAGATCCACCGGGCGCATGCGCTGCTGTCGGTGACGAGTTCCGACACGACGAATCTGGAGGCCGTGCTGTACGCGCGGTCCGTGCGGCCGGATCTTCGGGTGGTGCTACGGCTGTACGACGACGACTTCGCCACGGCGGTGTACCGGACTCTGCGGGCCGCGCATCCGCTGGCTCAGACGCGGAGCCGGAGTGTGTCGCACTTGGCCGCACCGGGGTTCGCGGGGGCGATGCTGGGGCGGCAGGTGCTGGGGGCGATTCCGGTCGAGCGGAGGGTGTTGGTGTTCGCCGCGGTGGACGTGGGTGGGCATGTGGAGTTGGAGGGGCGGGCGTTGGGGGAGGCGTTCCGGGCCGGGGCGTGGAGGGTGCTGGCGTTGGAGGGGCGGGCTGAGGTCGGCCGGGACTATGTTCTCCGGGCCGGTGACAGGGTTGTCGTCGCCGCGACTCGACGAGGCCTCGCCAGCCTCCGCTGACCCCCGGGGGCTCCGCCCCCTGCCCCCCCTTGGCCCACCCACCCACCCGACTCACTTGGCTGAAAAGTTGCCGCCTCGGGCCGAGGCGCACGCGTTCTCTGCGGCGGGTGGGAGCTCAGGCGGGCGGCTCGCTTGGGTGGGTTGGGGGGGCGCGCTACGACGGATCGCCGCTGCGGGAAGGCACGCCAAAACCGGCGGACGCCCCGGGGGCGGGGGCGCGCTTCGGCGGATTACTGATGCTCAGGGGCACGCTCGGACGGGCGGGTGCCCCGGGGGGTGGGGCGCGCGGTGTGCCGCAGCCCTTGTGGGGTGCGGCGCGCCGTCGTTCGCGGGTGGCCGGGGTGGGCTGTTGGCCTGGGGGTGTGCCGGTTGGGCCGTTGGCAGGGGGCGTCGGAGCTTTACAGCGTCGACAGGGCTCTCTGTGTGAAGGACAGTTCCAGGGTTACCTGTTTGATTCGTTCGTCGACGACCAGGGAGCCGTGGCCGGCGTCGTAGCGGTAGACCTCGTGGGTGGCGCCGCGGGCTTCGAGGCGTTTGACGTAGTTGTCGATCTGGCGGATGGGGCAGCGGGGGTCGTTGACGCCGGCGGAGATGTAGACGGGGGCCTTGACCTGGTCGACGTAGGTCAGCGGGGAGGACGCCTCGAAGCGGTCGGGGACCTCCTCGGGGGTGCCGCCCAGCAGTGTGCGGTCCATCGCCTTCAGGGACTCCATCTCGTCGTGGTACGCCGTGACGTAGTCCGCGACCGGGACGACCGCCACGCCCACCGCCCACGCCTCGGGCTGGACGCCGATGCCGAGCAGGGTGAGGTAGCCGCCCCAGGAGCCGCCGGTGAGGACCAGGCGGGCGGGGTCGGCGAGGCCGGAGGCGACCGCCCACTCGCGGACCGCGGCCACGTCCTCCAGCTCGATCAGGCCGACCCGGTGCTTGAGCGCGTCGGTCCAGGCCCGGCCGTACCCCGTGGAGCCGCGGTAGTTCACCCGGACCACCGCGTACCCGTGGTCCACCCAGGCCGCCGGGCCCGCCGCGAACGAGTCGCTGTCGTGCCAGGTCGGGCCGCCGTGCAGGTCGAAGACGGTGGGGAGGGGACCGGTCGCGCCGGCCGGGCGCTGGACGAGGGCGTGGATGCGGCCTCCGGGGCCGTCCACCCACACGTCCTCCACGGCCACCGACGGCGGGCACGCCATCCCGGGCGGGTCCAGGACCACGCCGCCCGCGGTCGAGCGGACCGCCGGCGGCTCGGCGGCCGACGACCACAGGTACTCCACGCTGCCGTCCGGCCGGGCCGTCGCCCCCGAGACCGAGCCGGGCGGGGTCGGCACCCGGGCCAGTTCCGCGCTCGCCAGGTCGTAGCGGTACAGCTCGCTGCGGGCCTCGTAACTGTGCGCGACCAGCAGTGAGGCGCCGTCCGGGCACCACTCCGCGCTCACGTCGCCGGGCAGGTCCAGGGCGAGGTCGGTCTGCTCCCCCGTCGCCACGTCCCACACCAGCGGCTCCCAGCGGCCCCGCCGCTGGTGCCCGATGAGCAGCCGGGTGTCGCCGTCGACCGGGGCGAAGCCCAGCACCTCCAGGCCCAGCTCGACCGTGCCGCCCTCGGTGTCGTCCAGCTCGGCGACCCGTGTCCCGTCCGGGCGCATCACGCGCAGCGCCGCGTGCATCGCGTCACCGTGCTCGGTGTGCTCGATGACCAGCAGGGAGCCGTCGTGGGAGAGGTCGCCGACGTTCGCCGACTCGCGGTGGCGGTAGATCTCCACGATCTCCTCGCCGTCCCGCGCGAGGTGGATCGTCGTACCGTCCTCGTCCGTCGAGCGGCCGACCACCGCCGTGCGGCCGTCACGGGACAGGGCGAGGCCCGCCGGGTAGGAGGGCGCGAGGCCGGGCACGGCCGGGTCGTCCGCGCCGCCGCCGAAGGGCTGGCGGCGCCAGATGCCGAACTCGTCGCCGTCCTTGTCGTCGAACCACCAGATCCAGGCGCCGTCAGGGGAGAGCACGCCGTCCGTCGTCCCGTTCGGCCGGTCCGTCGCCTGGCGCTGCGCGCCCGTCGCCCGGTCCCACGCGTACAGCTCGTACGTCCCCGTCGCGTTCGAGACGAACAGGGAGCGGTCCGGCGCGTCCTCCGCCCACTCCGGCAGCGACACCCGCGGCGCGCGGAAGCGCTTCTCCCAGTCCGGCATCTCCGGCACGTCCCGTGTCTCCGGCACGTCCCCTGTCTCCGGCGACTTCTGCACCTGCGAACCGCCCGGCGTCCTGCTCTCACTCATGGCACCCGTCATGCGCCCATACTGCCTGGCCGCACCCACAATTCGCTGGCCGCTGTCCGCAGCCTGTGGATAACTTTGCGATCATGTCCACAGAGGCCGCACATCCGACCGCTCCAGGAACCCCGTCAGCCGCTTCAGCCCCCTCCGCCCCCGCAGCCCCACCGGTCACTCCGCCGGTCACTCCCCTGCCTTCCGTCCCCGACGGCTGGCGCGAGGACAACCGGGCCAACTGGGACGAGCGCGTCCCCCTCCACGTCGCCGGCCCCTTCTACGACCTCGACGGCTTCCGCGCGCACCCCGACGTGCTCCGCGACTTCGAGACGGCCGAGGTCGGGGACGTCACCGGCAAGTCGCTGCTGCACCTGCAGTGCCACATCGGCACCGACACCCTCTCCTGGGCGCACCGCGGCGCCGCCCGCGTCGTCGGCCTGGACTTCTCCGCCCCCGCCGTCGAGGCGGCCCGCGCGCTCGCCGCCGACCTCGGGTACGGCTCCGACCGGGCCGCCTTCGTCACCAGCGACGTGTACGACGCGCCCGGGGCCGTGCCCGAGCCGTCGTACGACATCGTCTACACCGGACTCGGCGCCCTGTGCTGGCTGCCCGACATCCGCCGCTGGGCGGAGACGGCCGCCTCCTTGGTCGCCCCCGGCGGCTTCCTCTACCTCGCCGAGTTCCACCCGATCACCGAAGCCCTGGACGACGCCACCGGCACGCAGATCGTGCGCGACTACTTCGCCCGGGACGGCCAGGTGTGGGACGAGCCCGGCACCTACGCCGACGAGGCCGCCGTCACCGTGAACAACCGCACGGTGGAGTGGCAGCACCCGCTCGGCGACGTGGTCTCCGCGCTCGCCGCGACCGGACTGCGCGTCGACTTCCTGCACGAGCACGACGTGTCCCTGTTCCCGCGCTTCGAGAACTTCGAGATCCGCGACGGCTACCACCGCTTCCCCGACGGCCACCCCCGCATTCCGCTGATCTACTCGCTCAGGGCGAGCAAGGGGTGACCCGCGGGCGGGGAACCGGGGCGGGCGCCGTACCGTTGACGCGTGTACCGGTTTCTGCTGACTCCCCGCTGGTGGGGCATCAACGTCTTCGTGCTGCTCGCCATCCCGTTCTGCGTCTTCATGGGATCGTGGCAGCTGAGCCGGTTCGAGGGGCGGGTCCAGGACCAGCGCGCCGCGACCGAGCAGGTCTCCTCCGACCGGCGCGAGGCGGCCCGCCCGCTGGACGGTCTGCTGCCCGTCGACAAGAGCACCTCGGGCCGCCTGGCCACCGCGACCGGCCACTACGACAAGCAGTTCCTGGTGCCCGGCCGGCAGCTCGACGACAAGACCGGCTACTACGTGATGACGCTGCTGCGCACCGGCTCCGGCCGGGCCCTGCCCGTCGTACGGGGCTGGCTGCCGGGCACGCCCGACGCGGCGAAGGCCCCCGCCCCGCCCACCGGCGAGGTCACCGTCACCGGCGCCCTCCAGGCCTCCGAGACACCGGGTGACAACGGGGTCAGCTCACAGGGCGGACTGCCCGCCGGTCAAACGGCCGCGATCAGCTCGGCGTCCCTGGTCAACCTGGTGCCGTACAAGGTGTACGACGCCTGGATCACCCTGAAGCACGCGGACTCCGGCATGAAGGCCGTGCCCGCGACCGCGCCCAGCAACACCGGGCTCGACCTGAAGGCGTTCCAGAACCTCGGCTACACGGGTGAGTGGTTCGTCTTCGCGGGCTTCGTGGTCTTCATGTGGTTCCGGCTGCTGCGCCGCGAGGTGGAGTTCGCCCGGGACGCGGCGCTCGGCCTGGTCCCGGAGACGGAAGAGGCGGGGCGGGCCCCGGAGAAGAACGCGGAGACGGAGCAGGCGGCGCTCTGAGGTCCTGCGCCCGGCCCTACGTCCCCGCCCACGGCCCTACGTCCCGCGCGCCCGGCCCTACGTCCCCGCCAGCACCCCGGTGTAGTACACCGTCCCGGCGCAGGCGTCCGGCACCGGTGCGGACGTCGCCGGTGAGCCGGCCCCCGGGGTGTGGGAGACGGTGATGCTGCCGTCGGCTGTGCCGTCCTCGCCGTAGAGCTGGGTCGAGGTGCCGGTCGTACCGCCCGTGTCCGTGGCGCCGCTCGTGCCGGCGCCCTGGCTGGGGGACGGCTGGGGCGAGGGGCCGCCCGTGCTGCCGCCGGCCGTGCCGTCGCCGGGGGCGGGGCAGGTCTCGGAGGGCACGAAGGCGAACTTCTCCTCGTACGCGGAGCCGGGCTGCAGCACCAGGGCGGCGACCTCCAGGCTGGGGTCGGGCAGGGCGGCCGCCGGGTCCCCGGCCACGTGCCGGACGGTGCTGAGCTTGGTCTGGTCGGCGGCGCCCTGCGCGGTCACGGCGACCGTGCCGGGGCCGTCCACGGTGCAGGCGGTGGCGGAGACGTTGGCGACGCGGAAGGTGCCGTAGACGACGCCCGTGGAGTCGGGGGCGTCGGCGCTCGCGGTGGCGGAGCCCAGCTGGGCCGACGTGCACGCCGGGACGGTCGGGGCGATCGTCCCGGCGTGCGGGTCGGTGCCGCTGCCCGCGGCGGTGCTGCCGTCGCCGGTCGTGTCCGGTTGGGGGGTCTTGCCGGTGTGCTTGCCGGGCCCGGCCGACTGGCCGCCCGGATCGCGCTGGTCGCCGGTGCCGCCGTCGGGGTACTTGCCCTGGTCGGTGCCGCCCTGCGCCTGGGAGGACTGGCCGGCCATGGCCGTGTTGGGGTCGGTGCCGCCCGCGTTGGAGACGTGGATCAGGGCGGGGATCGCGGTGCCGACGAACAGCACGGCGGCCGCCATGCCGACGAAGGCCTGCCGCTTGCGGGCACGGCGGGCCGGGACCGCGCGGCGCAGGTGCTCCAGCGTGCCGTCCTGCGGTTCGACGTCGTCGACCGCCGAGTGCAGCATCCGGCGCAGGGCCAGCTCGTCCGGGGACAGCTCTCGGCCGGGCTCCTCGGGGCCCTTGGCGTCGGGGCCGTGGTTCACAGTTCCGTTCCCAGCGTGCGGTGGCGTGTGCGTGTGCCCGTACAAGCGCTTGTACCGGCGCTTGTACCGGCGTCCATACGGGCGTTCGTGCGGGCGCGTCGGTTCGTGGCGGTCGTACGAGAGGTGGTGCTGCGACTGGTGTTCGCGCTCATGCCGACGCCGCCTCCATGGCCACCCGCAGGGCGGCGATGCCGCGCGAGCCGTACGCCTTCACCGAACCCAGGGATATCCCCAGGGTCTCGGCGACCTGGGCCTCGGTCATGTCCGCGAAGTAGCGCAGCACCAGCACCTCGCGCTGGCGGCGCTGCAGACCCTTCATCGCCTTGATGAGGTCGCGGCGCTCCAGCTGGTCGTAGGCGCCCTCCTCCGCGCTCGCCATGTCGGGCATCGGCTTGGCGAGCAGCTTCAGGCCGAGGATGCGCCGGCGCAGGGCGGAGCGGGAGAGGTTGACGACCGTCTGCCGGAGATAGGCCAGGGTCTTCTCCGGGTCCCGGACGCGTTTGCGGGCCGAGTGGACGCGGATGAAGGCTTCCTGGACGACGTCCTCGCAGGAGGCGGTGTCGTCGAGGAGGAGCGCCGCGAGGCCGAGGAGCGAGCGGTAGTGCGCCCGGTAGGTCTCGGTGAGGTGGTCGACGGTCGTGCCGGCGGCCACCGCCTCCTCCGCGCCGTCACGCTGGCTGGGTATGCGGGTCGGCCGCGTCGCGGGCATGGGCGCGATCACCGGCATGCCGCCGGCGAGACGCGCCCCGAGCGCCGCGCGGGGCGGCCGCAGGGCCGAGTTGAGTTCGAGTACCTCTGCCACGCCTGTTGGACACGTCTGCCCCCGTCAGGGTTGTACGTGCCGGGCATCACATGTGCGACAGCCGACGACGCCTCAGATCCCGTCATGCGTCCCGCTCATCCCCTATGTCCCGGATGACCGGGCGTCCCCACGCCCGTCCATCGCGTCCCCACGCATCGGTCTTCACGTGCCACGCCCCGCAAGGGTGACCGCAAAGACGCTCCCCGCCCTGCGCGTGGTTGCGGAAGGCGGGGAGAAAATCGTCTGTCGCCGGGACGTGTGGTTCAAGTGGTATGGACCACAGCTCCGGCACATTTTCTTACGGTGATCCTACAAAGCCCTTACGTGGGAATGACTGTTCGTCTCGTCACGCCGACGACCCCGGCGCCCCGTCGCGCCGACGACCCCGGCGCCCCATCGCGCCGACGACCCCGGCGCCCCATCGCGGCGACGACTCGTGACCGCGTCGCGGCGACGACTCGTGACCGCGTCGCGGCGACGACTCGTGACCGCGTCACGCCGTCGCTTCGGCGGCCACCAGTTCCGCGATCTGCGCGGTGTTGAGCGCGGCACCCTTGCGGAGGTTGTCGCCGCAGACGAACAGTTCGAGCGCGGTCGGGTCGTCCAGGGCCCGCCGGACCCGCCCGACCCACGTCGGATCGGTGCCGACCACGTCGGCCGGCGTGGGGAACTCCCCGGCGGCCGGGTCGTCGCACAGCACCACGCCGGGCGCGGTGGCGATGATCTCGCGGGCGCCGTCGACGCTGACCTCACCCTGGAAGCGGGCGTGCACGGTCAGGGAGTGCGTGGTGACCACCGGCACCCGGACGCAGGTCACGGCGACCGGCAGCTTCGGCAGCCCGAGGATCTTGCGGGACTCGTCCCGGACCTTCATCTCCTCCGAGGACCAGCCGTCCTCCCGGAGCGACCCGGCCCACGGGACGACGTTCAGCGCGACCGGCTCCGGGAACGGCCCGGTGTTGTCCCCCACGGCCCGCCGTACGTCACCGGGGCTGGTCCCCAGTTCCGTGCCGGCCACCAGGGACAGCTGGGCGCGCAGCGCGTCCACGCCGGCCCGCCCGGCCCCGCTGACCGCCTGGTACGACGACACCACCAGCTCGCGCAGCCCGAACTCGGCGTGCAGCGCGCCCAGGGCGACGATCATGGTCAGGGTCGTGCAGTTCGGGTTGGCGATGATCCCGCGCGGGCGGACCCGGGCGGTGTGCGCGTTGACCTCGGGTACCACCAGGGGCACGTCCGGGTCCATCCGGAAGGCCCCGGAGTTGTCGACGACGACCGCGCCGCGCGCGACGGCGACCGGCGCCCACTGGGCGGCGACCTCGTCGGGCACGTCGAACATCGCGACGTCGACCCCGTCGAACGCCTCTTCGCTCAGGGCCACGACCTCGACCTCCTCGCCGCGCACGGCCAGCTTGCGGCCGGCCGAGCGCGGGGAGGCGATCAGACGGATCTCGCCCCAGATGTCCGCCCGCTGGGACAGGATCCGGAGCATGACCGCGCCGACGGCTCCGGTCGCTCCCACGACCGCGAGCGTCGGACGTGGCTTCATCGGCCGGTGCCTCCGTAGACGACGGCCTCGTCGGTGTCGGAGTCCAGCCCGAAGGCGGAGTGCACGGCGCGCACGGCCTCCGGCACGTCGTCCTTGCGGGTGACGACCGAGATACGGATCTCGGAGGTCGAGATCAGCTCGATGTTGACGCCCGCGTCGGACAGCGCCGTGAAGAAGTCGGCCGTGACGCCCGGGTTGGTCTTCATACCGGCGCCGACCAGGGAGATCTTGCCGATCTGGTCGTCGTAGCGCAGCGAGTCGAAGCCGATGCCGGGGCGGTTCCTCTCCAGCGCGTCGATCGCCTTGCGGCCCTCGGTCTTCGGCAGGGTGAAGGAGATGTCGGTCAGCCCGGTGGAGGCGGCGGACACGTTCTGCACGACCATGTCGATGTTGATCTGGGCGTCGGCGATGGTCCGGAAGATCGAGGCGGCCTCGCCCGGCTTGTCGGGGACACCGACGACCGTGATCTTGGCCTCGGAGGTGTCGTGCGCGACACCGGAGATGATGGCCTGCTCCACCTTCTTGTCCCCTTGCTCGATCGGTTCACTGCTGACCCACGTGCCCTGCAGTCCGCTGAAGGACGACCGGACGTGGATCGGGATGTTGTAGCGGCGGGCGTACTCCACACAGCGGTGGAGCAGCACCTTGGAACCGGACGCGGCCAGCTCCAGCATGTCCTCGAAGGAGATCCAGTCGATCTTCTTCGCCTTCTTCACCACGCGCGGGTCGGCGGTGAACACGCCGTCCACGTCGGTGTAGATCTCGCAGACCTCGGCGTCGAGCGCGGCGGCCAGTGCCACGGCCGTGGTGTCGGAACCGCCACGGCCCAGCGTGGTGATGTCCTTCTTGTCGGCGCTGACGCCCTGGAAACCGGCGACGATCGCGATGTTGCCCTCGTCCAGCGCGGTCCGGATCCGGCCCGGCGTGACGTCGATGATCCGGGCTTTGTTGTGGACCGAGTCGGTGATCACGCCTGCCTGGCTGCCGGTGAACGACTGGGCCTCGTGCCCCAGGTTTTTGATCGCCATCGCCAGCAGGGCCATGGAGATCCGCTCTCCGGCGGTCAGCAGCATGTCGAACTCACGTCCGGCAGGCATCGGGGATACCTGCTCGGCGAGATCGATCAGCTCGTCCGTCGTGTCGCCCATCGCGGAGACCACGACAACCACCTGGTTGCCGTTCTTCTTGGCTTCCACGATCCGCTTGGCGACGCGCTTGATGCCCTCGGCATCGGCTACGGAGGAGCCTCCGTACTTCTGCACGACAAGGCCCACGTGCGCTCCTCGCTCGGTTCGTTTGTGTCGGCTCAGTCTATCGAGCGCCCGAATTTCACCGTCCTGCTCCCGCATGGTGAGACATCGGCACGCCCGCTTCCGGCACATGCCCAGCGCGGCCCGGAGCACTCACAAAGTGCGCCGCGTCACAGCGCGGGAAGGAGTGCGGTGCGGAGTGCCGAGGCGTGCATGAGTAGCGGGGCGGGCGGGATGAGT
Coding sequences within it:
- a CDS encoding NAD-binding protein codes for the protein MVVCGDDGLAHRLAAELRGVYGEQVVLVVPPHERTVGTPVVGRARAASVALFDRVVSAAVGRGAGNGSGNGSAGVGHGGGTAQRADAERVVEAAELTEAVFAEAGVERAAALALVYEDDETNIRAALTARRLNPCVRLVLRLYNRRLGQHIEQLLDHTAALAAGDGSDGGSPRPDAASTTVLSDADTAAPALAATAVAGTSKVVQTEGLLLRAVERLPAGTGRPAEPGLCTLALLSATSTDPAGADGSEGSGEHGPRLLPDDEEVRRAGARGSVVLEQVTSSDGSVSGAAAGRGVGAAVPPLGSLFSPRLRWSLAGLVGCVVALGVALSVVTGIHPLRAFYLTLLDLFAIDDPAIGASLGRQILQLLSGLVGLLLLPVLLAAVLEGLGTFRTASALRKPPRGLGGHVVLLGLGKIGTRVLTRLRELHIPVVCVESDPEARGLATARRLRVPVVLGDVTQEGVLEAAKIHRAHALLSVTSSDTTNLEAVLYARSVRPDLRVVLRLYDDDFATAVYRTLRAAHPLAQTRSRSVSHLAAPGFAGAMLGRQVLGAIPVERRVLVFAAVDVGGHVELEGRALGEAFRAGAWRVLALEGRAEVGRDYVLRAGDRVVVAATRRGLASLR
- a CDS encoding prolyl oligopeptidase family serine peptidase, whose translation is MPDWEKRFRAPRVSLPEWAEDAPDRSLFVSNATGTYELYAWDRATGAQRQATDRPNGTTDGVLSPDGAWIWWFDDKDGDEFGIWRRQPFGGGADDPAVPGLAPSYPAGLALSRDGRTAVVGRSTDEDGTTIHLARDGEEIVEIYRHRESANVGDLSHDGSLLVIEHTEHGDAMHAALRVMRPDGTRVAELDDTEGGTVELGLEVLGFAPVDGDTRLLIGHQRRGRWEPLVWDVATGEQTDLALDLPGDVSAEWCPDGASLLVAHSYEARSELYRYDLASAELARVPTPPGSVSGATARPDGSVEYLWSSAAEPPAVRSTAGGVVLDPPGMACPPSVAVEDVWVDGPGGRIHALVQRPAGATGPLPTVFDLHGGPTWHDSDSFAAGPAAWVDHGYAVVRVNYRGSTGYGRAWTDALKHRVGLIELEDVAAVREWAVASGLADPARLVLTGGSWGGYLTLLGIGVQPEAWAVGVAVVPVADYVTAYHDEMESLKAMDRTLLGGTPEEVPDRFEASSPLTYVDQVKAPVYISAGVNDPRCPIRQIDNYVKRLEARGATHEVYRYDAGHGSLVVDERIKQVTLELSFTQRALSTL
- a CDS encoding class I SAM-dependent methyltransferase, whose amino-acid sequence is MSTEAAHPTAPGTPSAASAPSAPAAPPVTPPVTPLPSVPDGWREDNRANWDERVPLHVAGPFYDLDGFRAHPDVLRDFETAEVGDVTGKSLLHLQCHIGTDTLSWAHRGAARVVGLDFSAPAVEAARALAADLGYGSDRAAFVTSDVYDAPGAVPEPSYDIVYTGLGALCWLPDIRRWAETAASLVAPGGFLYLAEFHPITEALDDATGTQIVRDYFARDGQVWDEPGTYADEAAVTVNNRTVEWQHPLGDVVSALAATGLRVDFLHEHDVSLFPRFENFEIRDGYHRFPDGHPRIPLIYSLRASKG
- a CDS encoding SURF1 family protein; amino-acid sequence: MYRFLLTPRWWGINVFVLLAIPFCVFMGSWQLSRFEGRVQDQRAATEQVSSDRREAARPLDGLLPVDKSTSGRLATATGHYDKQFLVPGRQLDDKTGYYVMTLLRTGSGRALPVVRGWLPGTPDAAKAPAPPTGEVTVTGALQASETPGDNGVSSQGGLPAGQTAAISSASLVNLVPYKVYDAWITLKHADSGMKAVPATAPSNTGLDLKAFQNLGYTGEWFVFAGFVVFMWFRLLRREVEFARDAALGLVPETEEAGRAPEKNAETEQAAL
- a CDS encoding SigE family RNA polymerase sigma factor codes for the protein MPVIAPMPATRPTRIPSQRDGAEEAVAAGTTVDHLTETYRAHYRSLLGLAALLLDDTASCEDVVQEAFIRVHSARKRVRDPEKTLAYLRQTVVNLSRSALRRRILGLKLLAKPMPDMASAEEGAYDQLERRDLIKAMKGLQRRQREVLVLRYFADMTEAQVAETLGISLGSVKAYGSRGIAALRVAMEAASA
- a CDS encoding aspartate-semialdehyde dehydrogenase, with product MKPRPTLAVVGATGAVGAVMLRILSQRADIWGEIRLIASPRSAGRKLAVRGEEVEVVALSEEAFDGVDVAMFDVPDEVAAQWAPVAVARGAVVVDNSGAFRMDPDVPLVVPEVNAHTARVRPRGIIANPNCTTLTMIVALGALHAEFGLRELVVSSYQAVSGAGRAGVDALRAQLSLVAGTELGTSPGDVRRAVGDNTGPFPEPVALNVVPWAGSLREDGWSSEEMKVRDESRKILGLPKLPVAVTCVRVPVVTTHSLTVHARFQGEVSVDGAREIIATAPGVVLCDDPAAGEFPTPADVVGTDPTWVGRVRRALDDPTALELFVCGDNLRKGAALNTAQIAELVAAEATA
- a CDS encoding aspartate kinase, whose protein sequence is MGLVVQKYGGSSVADAEGIKRVAKRIVEAKKNGNQVVVVVSAMGDTTDELIDLAEQVSPMPAGREFDMLLTAGERISMALLAMAIKNLGHEAQSFTGSQAGVITDSVHNKARIIDVTPGRIRTALDEGNIAIVAGFQGVSADKKDITTLGRGGSDTTAVALAAALDAEVCEIYTDVDGVFTADPRVVKKAKKIDWISFEDMLELAASGSKVLLHRCVEYARRYNIPIHVRSSFSGLQGTWVSSEPIEQGDKKVEQAIISGVAHDTSEAKITVVGVPDKPGEAASIFRTIADAQINIDMVVQNVSAASTGLTDISFTLPKTEGRKAIDALERNRPGIGFDSLRYDDQIGKISLVGAGMKTNPGVTADFFTALSDAGVNIELISTSEIRISVVTRKDDVPEAVRAVHSAFGLDSDTDEAVVYGGTGR